The genomic window GCCATAAGGATTGGTGGTCCGCGCACCAACACGAGCCAAGATCACATCCGCAGGCGCACTGAACAAAACAACCTGGTCGAACAACGGATAGAAGCCGCCCTGATTCGTCTTGCACCCGGCAACGAACAGGTGCCCATCCCGATGCCCACTCAGCAACTCGCGGATCGCCTGCTCCCGCCAGATCCAGTCACTGGAGCCATCAGGAAGCCGCACCCACCGACTCCAAACCTCCGAGTCAGTATCAACAGTCGTATGCCCACGCAACCGAAGACGCTCCAAAGCAGTCGACTTACCGGTACCCGACATACCCGTGATCAGGATCTTCGCCACGAACCCGAGCCTATGCGAGCCGCAGCCCTGCTCCGCCAGCTCCTCCAGAAAGCGCCAACCAGCGCCAAAGCGCTCCCGGCGGCCCGGTCCCGGCGACCACCGCCAACCCTGGGACCTCTCCTAATCGCCTCCGGCACCCACGCCCACCCCAGC from Catenulispora sp. EB89 includes these protein-coding regions:
- a CDS encoding AAA family ATPase, which codes for MAKILITGMSGTGKSTALERLRLRGHTTVDTDSEVWSRWVRLPDGSSDWIWREQAIRELLSGHRDGHLFVAGCKTNQGGFYPLFDQVVLFSAPADVILARVGARTTNPYGKRDDERDAILGHLETVEPLLRATATAEIDTTVPVERVVQRLEELAAEQ